One window of the Streptomyces sp. TS71-3 genome contains the following:
- a CDS encoding TetR/AcrR family transcriptional regulator, translating to MARAGLTAERLTLAGAELADEVGFDQVTVSALARRFDVKVASVYSHLKGSADLKTRIALLALEELADRAAEALAGRAGKDALGAFANVYRDYAREHPGRYAAARFRLDPETAAASAGVRHAQMTRAILRGYNLAEPDQTHAVRLLGSVFHGYVSLESAGGFSHSRPGSQESWVRIVDALDALLRNWPAP from the coding sequence ATGGCGCGCGCAGGGCTGACCGCGGAACGCCTGACCCTGGCCGGGGCCGAGCTGGCCGACGAGGTCGGCTTCGACCAGGTGACCGTCTCGGCGCTGGCCAGGCGGTTCGACGTCAAGGTGGCCAGCGTCTACTCCCACCTCAAGGGCTCGGCGGACCTGAAGACCAGGATCGCCCTGCTCGCCCTGGAGGAACTCGCCGACCGGGCCGCCGAGGCCCTGGCCGGGAGGGCCGGCAAGGACGCGCTCGGCGCCTTCGCCAACGTCTACCGCGACTACGCGCGCGAGCACCCGGGGCGCTACGCCGCGGCGCGGTTCCGGCTCGACCCCGAGACCGCCGCCGCCAGCGCCGGCGTCAGGCACGCGCAGATGACGCGGGCGATCCTGCGCGGCTACAACCTGGCCGAGCCGGACCAGACACACGCCGTCCGGCTGCTCGGCAGTGTCTTCCACGGCTACGTCAGCCTGGAGAGCGCCGGAGGGTTCAGCCACAGCCGGCCCGGCTCGCAGGAGAGCTGGGTACGGATCGTCGACGCCCTCGACGCGCTGCTACGGAACTGGCCCGCGCCCTGA
- a CDS encoding TIGR03619 family F420-dependent LLM class oxidoreductase, producing MRIGLTLPTFGPDAGMESIVEVSRSAEEMGYDSLWTGDRLLAPLSPSRPYPSVRGVMPREYENHMDPLTALTFVAARTSRVRLGTSTLNGLWQSPVMLARALTTLDVLSGGRLDVGLGLGWMPEEYTAANVPWEARGARIDETLDVLDKYWTSDRFAHEGPLFTVPETVVGLKPVQGPRPPVLLAAFNPTGMRRVARKADGWLPAGMPLPRLMGMWAEIEKEAEEAERDPALLHMALRVNPDLTDTAADAEQVPVSGTFEQYVDYARAAAEAGVHELFMDFGQTPATVEERIDLAGRFIEGVRAG from the coding sequence ATGCGCATAGGCCTGACGCTACCCACCTTCGGTCCGGACGCAGGGATGGAGAGCATCGTCGAAGTGAGCCGTTCCGCCGAGGAGATGGGCTACGACTCGCTCTGGACGGGAGACCGGCTCCTCGCCCCGCTCTCGCCGAGCAGGCCCTATCCGAGCGTCCGCGGGGTGATGCCGCGGGAGTACGAGAACCACATGGACCCGCTCACGGCCCTCACGTTCGTCGCCGCCCGCACGAGCCGCGTCCGCCTCGGGACGAGCACGCTGAACGGTCTGTGGCAGTCCCCCGTGATGCTGGCCCGGGCGCTGACCACCCTCGACGTCCTCAGCGGCGGGCGCCTCGACGTCGGGCTCGGCCTCGGGTGGATGCCCGAGGAGTACACCGCGGCGAACGTGCCGTGGGAGGCGAGGGGCGCGCGGATCGACGAGACGCTGGACGTGCTGGACAAGTACTGGACCAGTGACCGTTTCGCCCACGAGGGCCCGCTGTTCACCGTCCCGGAGACCGTCGTCGGCCTCAAGCCGGTCCAGGGCCCCCGGCCCCCCGTCCTCCTCGCGGCGTTCAACCCCACCGGTATGCGAAGGGTGGCCCGGAAGGCCGACGGCTGGCTCCCCGCGGGGATGCCGCTGCCCCGTCTCATGGGCATGTGGGCGGAGATCGAGAAGGAGGCCGAGGAGGCGGAGCGCGACCCGGCCTTGCTGCACATGGCGCTGCGGGTGAACCCCGACCTCACCGACACGGCGGCGGACGCCGAGCAGGTCCCCGTCTCCGGAACCTTCGAGCAGTACGTCGACTACGCCCGGGCCGCGGCCGAGGCGGGCGTGCACGAGCTCTTCATGGACTTCGGGCAGACCCCGGCCACGGTGGAGGAGCGGATCGATCTGGCGGGCAGGTTCATCGAAGGCGTACGCGCGGGCTGA